The window CCGGCGAAAAGGGTGCCCACCTCGCAGGCCTCCTCCTCGGCTGGACCGACCGCGTGACGCTCTGCTGCGGACCCGGCGGCGTATCTGACGACGAGCGCCAACACCTCGCCGAGATCGGCATCCGCGTGGACGAGCGGCCCGTCGCCGCGCTCGGTGTGGAAGGACGGAGCGTGCAGGCAGTTGTGTTCGAAGACGGCGGCCGGCTGGAGGCCACCGCCGTCTACGTCCAGCCGGACCAGCGCCCGCGCGGTCCGCTCCCCGACGCGCTCGGACTGGAGCGTACCGAGCTAGGCCACGTCCAGGTCGACGAATTCATGCGCACGAGCGCGACCGGCGTGTGGGCCTGCGGCGACATGACGACCCCGATGCAAGCGGTCCAGATGGCCGCCTCGGCAGGGTTCGGGGCGGCAGCCTTCCTCAACCAGAACCTCATAGCGGACGGTGCCCGCCACGCCGAGCACGCCACGTTTCCTCCGCCCGCCTCCCTTCCCTGACCCTCTAGCCCATGCTCTCGACCTCCGTGCGCCCTCGTCTCGATCTGGCTGGCATTGTGCTCTCGGTGCTGTGCCTCATCCACTGCCTCCTCCTCCCCCTCGTTGCCACGGGCGCGCTCGCGTGGGCGGCCTCCGAGCGCGTCCACGTCGGACTGACCGTCGTGCTGGCGGTCGTCGTGCTGGCGGTTGCGCTGCCGGGCTACCGGCGGCACCGCCAGCCCATCGTACTGCTGCTGCTCGCCGGCGGTCTCGCGCTGCTCGTCGGGGCTGTCACATTGGGGGAGGGGCTCGGCGAAGCGGGCGAGACCGCGCTCACCGTACTCGGCTCGGTCGCCCTCGTGGCCGGACACGTCCTCAACCTCCGCCTCCCTCACGCCCATGCCTGATCTCGCCACGCATCCCGTGCCCGTCACCGTCGTGACCGGCTTCCTCGGGGCCGGCAAGACGACGCTCGTCAACGCGGTCACGGCGAGCGCCGCCGCGCGCGGCCGCCGCCTCGGCCTGATCGTCAACGACTTCGGGCAGGTCAACCTCGACGCCTCGGAGCTCGACACAGACGGTTCGACGGTCCTCGCGCTCGAAGGCGGGTGCGTGTGCTGCTCGCTCTCGGCGGGCCTGGTGAGCGCGGTCGTGGCGCTGACCGCGCGCGAGGTGCGCCCCGAGCACATCCTCGTCGAGGCCTCGGGCGTCTCCGACCCACTCGGGATCGTCCTCCCCCTCGTAGCGGGCGGGATGCAGCCGCTCGTCCGGCTCGCGGCCGTCGTGGTCGTGGTCGACGTCGGGCAGGTCGGCGCGTGGCCGTCGCCCGAGGCCGAAGCGCTCGCCGAGGCGCAGGTCGGCGGTGCCAGCGTGGTCGTGCTGAGCAAGGTCGGCACCCACGGACAGCCGGCCCGCTGGGCGGCCGAGGACTGGATCCGGGGACTCGCCCCGAAGGCCCGGCTCCTCGACGCCGACGACCTGGACCCGTCGCTGCTCCTCGACCTGGACGACGACATTCTCGCGGGCCTCCTCGACCCCGCGGCCCGCGACCGTCCCGAGGCCCGGCATCTCGACGCCTTCGACACCTGGACGTTCGAGGCCGACACGCCTTTCGCGTCGCTCGCCTCGCTCCGGCGCACGCTGGCCGACCTGCCCGCGGAGGTCGTCCGCGCCAAAGGCCTCGTGGCCGTCGCCGACAGTGCCCGCCCCCTCCGGGTCCACCTCGTCGGGCGGATGCTTGCCAACCGCTTCGCCGACGCCTGGCCCGACGGCTGGACGCCCGGTACGGGCCGGATCGCTGTCCTCGGTGCCGCCGGCACGCTCGATCCCGACGCTCTCCACGATGCCTTCCATGCCCTCCTCCCCAACGCTCATGTCTGACGTTTTCCCCTCGGCGGACCGCCCCCGGCTTCCTCGGCGCGGCGCGCTCCGGCTCATGCTCGGCGGCGCGGTCGGGGCCGCGGCGGCGTTGGTCGCGGGCTGCACCGGCGCGCGCTCCGTCGCCGGGGGCGGCCGGCGCTCGGCCCCCGGCGGCCCCGGCACGACGTTCGACCTGGCGACGGCTGCGCCGCAGGCCTCGGCTGTCTACCCGTACGCGCTCCCACCCCTGCCCTACGCCGCCGACGCCCTCGACGCGGCCATCGACCCAGAGACGATGCGGGTGCACCACGGCCGTCACCACCAGGGCTACACCAACAACCTGAACGCTGCGCTGGAGCCCTACCCCGCGCTCCGGCGGCGGCCGCTCGTGGACCTGCTCCGCGACGTGAGCGCGCTGCCCGAGGCGGTGCAGGCTCCGGTCTTGAACAACGGCGGCGGCTACCTCAACCACGCCCTCTTCTGGCCGATGATGCGGCCCGGCGGCGGCATGCCGACAGGTCCCCTGCGCGACGCCATCGGCCGGGAGTTCGGGTCGCTCCAGGCCTTCAAGGCCCAGTTCACCGAGGCCGCGCTCGGCGTGTTCGGAAGCGGGTGGGCCTGGCTCGTGCGCGACGGCGCGGGGCGGCTGCGCGTGCTCCAGACGACCGAGCAGGTCCCGCCGCACGCCCTCGGCTTCGTGCCCGTGCTGGGCGTCGACGTGTGGGAGCACGCCTACTACCTGCGCTACCAGAACCGCCGCGCCGACTACGTGGAGCGTTGGTGGTCCGTCGTCGACTGGGAGCAGGCGGCCCGCAACTTCTCCGCATGAGCCAGCGGCCTGCGCCCGACCTCACCCTTGCCTGATTACGCCCATGTCCGATCCCATCCTCGAAGCCCGCGGCCTGACCAAGCGCTTCGGCGCGGCGACGGCGGTCGCCGCGCTCGACCTCGCGGTAAACGCAGGAGAGGTCTACGCCCTCCTCGGCCCGAACGGGGCCGGGAAGACGACGACGATCAACCTGTTCCTCGGTTTCCTCGCCCCCGACGCCGGGGCCGCGCTCGTGGACGGCCTCGACGTGCAAGCCGAGCCGCTGGAGACGAAGCGGCGGCTGGCCTACCTCCCCGAGCAGGTCGCGCTCTATCCCTCGCTCTCGGGGGCCGAGAACCTCGGCTACTTCGCCGCGCTCGCTGGGCATGAACTGAGCGACGCCCAACGGGCGGGCTTCCTCGACCAGGCGGGCTTGCAGCGCGAGGCGCACGCCCGCCGCGCTGGGACCTACTCGAAGGGAATGCGCCAGAAAGTCGGCGTCGCGCTCGCGCTGGCGAAGGGCGCGAAGGCGCTCCTGCTCGACGAGCCGACGAGCGGGCTCGACCCCTCGGCCTCGGCCGAGTTCTCGGGCCTCGTCCGGCGGCTGGCCGAGGACGGAGCCGCCGTGCTGATGGCGACGCACGACCTCTTCCGCGTGAAGGACACCGCGCGCCGCGTCGGGGTGCTCGTCGACGGTCGGCTCCGCGAGGAGGTTGCGGGCGAAGCCCTACGAACGGCCGACCTCGAAGCGCTTTACCTCGGACACGTCCGCGAGGCCCTGGCCCCCGCCTGAGCTCCGATCCCATGACGCTCCCGATTGCACGCAAAGAGGCCACCGAGATGCTCCGCGACGGCCGGTTCCGCTGGGCCGTCGGCATTGTCCTGGCTCTCCTCGTGGGCGCGCTCGTCGCCGGGTGGACGCACTACGCCGCGGCCGAGGCCGAGCGCGCGGCGGCGCAGGCAGCCGACCGCGAGGTGTGGCTCGGGCAGGGCGAGAAGAACCAGCACTCGGCGGCTCACTTCGGTGCCTACGCCTTCAAGCCGACGACCCCGCTCACGGCCGCCGACCCCGGCGTGCTGCCGTACACGGGCACGTCGGTGTTCATGGAGGGGCACCGCGTGGCCGACGCCGACTTCCGCCCGGCCGAGGACGCGACGACCGTCCAGCGGCTCGGGAGCCTGACCGCCGCCTCGACGCTCCAACTCCTCGTCCCGCTCCTCATCATACTGCTCGCCTTCTCCGCGTTCGCGGGCGAGCGTGACGCCGGGACGCTCCGCCAGCTTCTCAGCCTCGGCGTCCCGCGGCGGACGCTCGCGCTCGGCAAGGCGCTCGGCGTGGCGTCGCCGCTGCTCTTGCTGGTCGTGCCCGCGGCCGTCGCCGGCGTCGCGGCGCTGGCGCTCCTGGAGGGGCCGGGCGCGCCGCTCTCGAACCTGGGCCGCGCGGCCATGCTCGTGGGGGTCTACGTCGCCTACTTCGTGCTCGTCCTGGCGCTGGCGCTGCTCGTGAGCGCGCGGGCATCCTCGTCGCGGACGGCGCTCGTGGCGCTGCTCGGGTTCTGGCTCGTGACGAGCTTCATCGTCCCGCGCGTAGCCGTGAGCGCCGCCGACGGCCTCTACCCGACGCCGACGCTCACGGCGTTCCAGGACTCGGCGCGCGTCGACCGCGCGACGCTCCCCTCGTGGCCCGACCGCGTCGCGGCCATCGAGGCGCGGCTGATGGAGCGGCACGGCGTCGATACGCCGGACGCGATCCCCGCGAGCGTCTCGGGAACGGCGCTCTTCGAGGCTGAGCGCGACGAGACCGACCTCCTCCGCGCCCGGCTGGCGGCGCTCGGCGAGCGCTACGAGACGCAGACACGGACCGCGCAGGCCGCCTCGGTCTTCGCGCCGCTCCTCGCGGTCCAGCTCGTCTCGATGGGGCTGGCCGGGAGCGACCACGCCCACCACCGCCACTTCGCCGACGCCGCCGAGGCCTACCGCTACGACTACGTCCAGGCCTTGAACCAAGACATGATCGACGAGGACGCCGGCTGGAGCTTCACGGTCGGGCGCGAGATGTGGGAGGAAATCCCGCCCTTCGAGTACGCGACGCCCTCCGCACGCTGGGCGGTTGGGCGGTACGGCCTGAGCCTGGGCGTGCTTGGCGTCTGGACACTCGCGCTGCTCGTCGCTCTTCCCATCGCGGCCGGTCGGCTGCGCGCCACCTGAGCCATGCTGCCCACCGTTCTCCGTTTCGAGACCCAACGCCTCCTCGCGGGAGGCGCGGCGGGCCTTACGGCGCTGCTACTGCTCGGGCTCATCGCGTACGCCGGATACGTCGGCATCCAGCACACGTCGGAGCAGCGCGACCTGGTCGGGGCGTACGCCACCGACCACGCCGAGAGCCTGGAGCGCGTGCGTGCGCGGCTCGTCGCGGCCGAGTCCACGGCGGTCGCCAACGGAGAATCGCTCGGCGGGCCGGTCGCCTTCGGGATGCGGCACCCGTACGTGATCGGCTCGGCGCAGGGCCGCGTGCTGACGTTGGAGCCGGGGCCGCTGGCGGCGTTCGCCGTCGGGCAGAGCGACCTCCAGCCCGCCGCCCTCCGCGTAACGATCGGCGGGCGCGAGGCGATGGGCGGCGCGGCGGCCCTCGACCACCCGCTGAAACTGCTCGCCGGGCACCTGGACCTCGCGTTCGTGTTTGTGTTTTTCTTCCCGCTCCTCGTCCTCGCGCTCGCGTTCGGGCTGACCTCGACCGAGCGAGAGTCGGGCCTCTTGCGGATGGTGCTCTCGCACCCGGTCCGCCTGACGACGCTGGCGGCGGGGAAGCTCACCGTCCGCGCGGCGCTGCTGTTCGGGTGCGCTGCCCTCGGGACCGGGGCCGTCTGGCTTGCGAGCGGGACCGAGGGCGGGGCCGGGCGCTGGGCGCTCTGGCTCCTCGTGGTCGTGCTCTACGGCGGGTTCTGGCTAGCGCTCGCCGCGTTCGTCGACAGCCGGGTTCGCCGGCCCGTCACCGGCGGCCTCGCCCTCGCGGCGTGCTGGCTCGCGCTCGTTGTCGTCGTCCCGGCCGTCCTCAATGTCGTCGCAACCACGCTCTACCCGGTTCCGTCGCGGATGGACTACGTGGCGGCGCGGCGGACGGCGGCGGGCCTGGCCGAGCGCGAGGGGGCGGCCTCGCTCGCGCGCTACTTCAACGACCACCCGGAGCTGGCGGCGGTCGAGGAGGACGAGGCCGACTACGCTATGCTCCGCGTCGCGCAGGACGAGCGGATCGTCGAAGCGCTGGCTCCGGTCGAGGCGCGGTTCGCCGAGCAGAAGGCCGGGCAGCAGCGGTTCGTCCGGGCGCTCGGCACCCTCTCGCCGGCCGTCCTCGCGCAGCAGGCCTTCCTCGACGTCGCCGGGACCGGGCACGCCCGCTACGCCGCCTTCGAGGCCCAGACGGAGGCGTTCCACAGGGCGTGGGCGGACCGCTTCGCACCTCAGTACTTTGAGCGCCGCCCGCTACGCCCGGCCGACCTTGACGCGCTCCCGACGCTCGACGCGCCCGAGGAATCGACCGCCGACCTCCTTGGCCGCCTCGCAGGTCCGCTGGCTGTGCTGGCCCTCGCGAGCCTTCTACTCGCCTTCGCCGCCGGACGGAGCTACGCCCACCCTGACTCCGCGCTCTGACTTCACCCCAACCCTCAGGCCGCCATGCGCTTGCTTCTCCTCGCCACGCTCGTTGCGACCGCGACCGCTCTCGCCCAGACGGGCACGCCCGAAGGCACCGTCCGCGCCCCACTCAGCGCGACCAACCTCACCGGCGAGTTCTTCTACGAGTCGGGCGGGAGCAGCTTCCTGGCGCTCCACCCGCCGCCGTGCGCCTTCCGTTGCGGCGTGACGCTCTGACGTCTCAACCTTCTGGACCCATGATTCGACGCATCGCTGGCAAAGAGCGCACCGAGATGACCCGCGACGGCCGGTACCGGCTGGCCGCGGGCCTGGTCGGGGGCCTGCTCCTCGTTGCCCTCGCGCTCGGCGTGCTGGAGTCCCGTAGCGTCCGCGCCGAGGCGGAGCGAGCCGAAGAAGCCTCGTGGACGCAGTGGGTCGAGCAGGGAAGCAAGAACCCGCACTCGGCCGCGCACTTCGCGCTCTACACCTACCGGCCAGCCTCGGCGCTCGCCTTCGCCGAGCCGGGCGTGACGCCCTACACCGGGCTGGCTGTCTGGCTGGAGGCCCACTACCAGAACGAGTTCGCCTTCCGCCCGGCCCGCGACGCGGCGGGCGTGGGCCGGCTCGGGCAGGTGACGGCGGCGACGGTACTCCAGGTGCTTCTCCCGCTCGTGATCGTGCTGCTGGCCTTCGGCGCGTTTGCGTCGGAGCGCGAGCGGGGGACGCTCCGGCAGGCGCTCGCCCAGGGCGTCCGCCCCCGCGACCTCGCGCTCGGCAAGGCGCTCGGCGTGGCGCAGGCGCTGGCCGTCGTGCTCGTCCCTGCCGTCGTAGTCGGCGCAGGGGCGCTCCTGCTCGCCTCGGGGAGCGCGGCACTCGGCGACGGGCTGGCGCGGTTTGCGCTCCTCGCGCTCGCCTACGGCCTCTACCTCGCCGCGTTCGTCGGCGTCGCCCTGGCCGCGAGTGCTCGGTCGCGGACGGGGCGCGGGGCGCTCGTCGGGCTGCTCGCTTTCTGGGCGCTCGCCGTCCTCGTCCTCCCCCGCGTAGCGACCGACGCCGCCCGGACCGCCTATCCGACGCCGTCCACGACCGCCTTTTGGACGGCCGTGGGTGACGATCTCGCCGACGGCATCGACGGGCACGATCCGTCCGACGAGCGCGCCGAGCGGCTGCTCCAGGAGACGATGGAAGACTACGGCGTCTCGGCTATCGAAGACCTGCCGGTCAACTTCTCCGGCATCGCGCTCCAGGCGAGCGAGGCATACGGCAACCAGGTCTACGAAAAGCACTACGGCGCGCTCTGGGCGCAGGTCGAGCGCCAGAACCGGGTGCAGGCCCTCGCCGGCCTCGTCACGCCGCTGATGGCGGTCCGCGCCACCTCGATGGGGCTGGCCGGGACCGATTTCGCTGCGCACCGCCACTTCGCCGAGGCCGCCGAGACCTACCGCCGGGACTTCGTCGAGGTGCTCAACGCCGACCTGGCGACGCTGACCGACCCGGTGTTCAACCGCAACACGCGCGGGCGCGACTTCTGGGCCTCGCTGGACCGGTTCGCCTATGTCCCGCCCTCAGCAGGCTGGGCTGCTCAGCGGCAGGCACTCCCGCTCGGCCTCCTCGCGCTGTGGGCGCTCGGCGGCCTAGTCGCGGCCGTCGCCGCAGCCCGTCGCCCTCGCTTCCTGTAGACCTCACTCCGCCATGATCCGGACCGTTCTCGCTCACGAGTGGCGGCTCCTGCGCCGTGCTCCTGCGACGTGGATCGCCCTCGCGCTCCTCGCCGTCTCCATCGTCTTCGGTGCATCCAACGGCGGCCGGTGGGCCGACTTCCAGCACCAGACGCTAGCTGAGGCCGAGGCGTACGAAGCCGAGACCTACGGCGACCTGGCCCGCCGCGCCGCTGCGCCGGACGGCGAGTGGCCGGACCCGTCGAGCGCGGCCAACATCGGGATGTTCTACGGCCGGTACGCGACGCTCCCGCCCGGCCCGCTGGCCCCGCTCGCCGTCGGGCAGAGCGACGTGGCCCCGTATGCGCTCTACGTCTCCGGCAAGACCCTCGCCTCGACACACACGAAATCGGCGGAGGAGCTAGGCAACCCGCAGGCGTACGTCACCGGCCGGTTCGACACGGCCTTCGCGCTCGTGGTCGTGCTCCCGCTCGTGCTCCTGGTGCTGCTGTTCGACATTGCCTCGGGCGAGCGCGAGCGGGAGACGCTCGGGTTGGTGCTGTCGCAGCCGGTCCGTCCGGGCACGCTCGTCTGGGCGAAAGCGGGGCTGCGGTGGGCCCTCGTCGCCGGCGTGGCGTGGGCGGCGTCGGCGCTCGGGCTGGCACTCTTCGGCGCTGACCTCGGAGCCGCGCCGGGCGGACTTGCCCTGGCCCTGCTCGCTGTCGCGGCCTACGCGGCGGTCTGGACGGCGCTCGCGGTGTGGGTAGCTACGCGGGGATGGCCTTCGGCGACGAACGCGCTCGTGCTCGCAGCGGTCTGGGTCGCGGTGGTCGTCGTGGTTCCCGGCCTGATCGGGGCGGCCTCGGGCGCGCTGGAGCCGGTGCCCTCGCGGACCCATCTCATCGAGGCGCACCGGGAGGCTGACACGCGGTTCGCCGCGCGCGGGGGCGAGCTGCTGACGGCCTACTACGACGCCAACCCCGGCGCGCAGCCCGCCGACCTCGATCCGATGCAGTACGACTTCCCGCTGTACTACACCGCCCGCCAGGGAGCCATGCAAGACACCCTCGCCCCACTCCTCCGCCGGTACGACGACGCGCTCGCCGCGCAGGAGCGGCTGGCGAACGGCCTCGCTCTTCTCTCCCCGGCCGCGCTCTTGCAGAACACCCTCGCTGCGGTCGCCGGAACCGACCACGCCCGTCACGCCGCCTACCTCCGGCAGGTCGAGGACTTCCACGCCGCCCACCGCGACTTCTTCGCACCCCGGGCCTACCAGCGCGTCGCGCTTACGGCCTCCGACTACGAGGCCATGCCCCGCTTCGCCTTTGTCGAACCGGGCGCGGTTGCCACACGCGCGCTCTGGCCGCTGGGTGGCATCGCAGTACTGGCACTGACTCTCGCTGCCTGTGCAGCCCCCGGCCTTCGCCGCATCACCACTCACTAACCTCGCAACACCCATGCGCTACGCCCCCCTTCTCTCGCTCGCCCTCTTCATCGGCTGCGCGGACGCGCCGGACACGCCCGCGCCCGACTCTGGAACTGACATAGCGGCCACTGTGCCGGACGATCTCTCCGCCCTCGGCAGCGCGTCGGTCGAGAGCCTGCTCGCCGACGACCCGATCCACGTTCACCGCGTGACCCTCGCCCCGGGCGATTCGCTCCCGCCGCACGAGGGCGGCGAGCGCGTGGTCTACGCCCTCGGCGACCTCCCGGCTCTCGTCT of the Bacteroidota bacterium genome contains:
- a CDS encoding GTP-binding protein, whose amino-acid sequence is MPDLATHPVPVTVVTGFLGAGKTTLVNAVTASAAARGRRLGLIVNDFGQVNLDASELDTDGSTVLALEGGCVCCSLSAGLVSAVVALTAREVRPEHILVEASGVSDPLGIVLPLVAGGMQPLVRLAAVVVVVDVGQVGAWPSPEAEALAEAQVGGASVVVLSKVGTHGQPARWAAEDWIRGLAPKARLLDADDLDPSLLLDLDDDILAGLLDPAARDRPEARHLDAFDTWTFEADTPFASLASLRRTLADLPAEVVRAKGLVAVADSARPLRVHLVGRMLANRFADAWPDGWTPGTGRIAVLGAAGTLDPDALHDAFHALLPNAHV
- a CDS encoding DUF3526 domain-containing protein; amino-acid sequence: MIRRIAGKERTEMTRDGRYRLAAGLVGGLLLVALALGVLESRSVRAEAERAEEASWTQWVEQGSKNPHSAAHFALYTYRPASALAFAEPGVTPYTGLAVWLEAHYQNEFAFRPARDAAGVGRLGQVTAATVLQVLLPLVIVLLAFGAFASERERGTLRQALAQGVRPRDLALGKALGVAQALAVVLVPAVVVGAGALLLASGSAALGDGLARFALLALAYGLYLAAFVGVALAASARSRTGRGALVGLLAFWALAVLVLPRVATDAARTAYPTPSTTAFWTAVGDDLADGIDGHDPSDERAERLLQETMEDYGVSAIEDLPVNFSGIALQASEAYGNQVYEKHYGALWAQVERQNRVQALAGLVTPLMAVRATSMGLAGTDFAAHRHFAEAAETYRRDFVEVLNADLATLTDPVFNRNTRGRDFWASLDRFAYVPPSAGWAAQRQALPLGLLALWALGGLVAAVAAARRPRFL
- a CDS encoding ABC transporter ATP-binding protein, which codes for MLEARGLTKRFGAATAVAALDLAVNAGEVYALLGPNGAGKTTTINLFLGFLAPDAGAALVDGLDVQAEPLETKRRLAYLPEQVALYPSLSGAENLGYFAALAGHELSDAQRAGFLDQAGLQREAHARRAGTYSKGMRQKVGVALALAKGAKALLLDEPTSGLDPSASAEFSGLVRRLAEDGAAVLMATHDLFRVKDTARRVGVLVDGRLREEVAGEALRTADLEALYLGHVREALAPA
- a CDS encoding superoxide dismutase is translated as MSDVFPSADRPRLPRRGALRLMLGGAVGAAAALVAGCTGARSVAGGGRRSAPGGPGTTFDLATAAPQASAVYPYALPPLPYAADALDAAIDPETMRVHHGRHHQGYTNNLNAALEPYPALRRRPLVDLLRDVSALPEAVQAPVLNNGGGYLNHALFWPMMRPGGGMPTGPLRDAIGREFGSLQAFKAQFTEAALGVFGSGWAWLVRDGAGRLRVLQTTEQVPPHALGFVPVLGVDVWEHAYYLRYQNRRADYVERWWSVVDWEQAARNFSA
- a CDS encoding MerC domain-containing protein, which translates into the protein MLSTSVRPRLDLAGIVLSVLCLIHCLLLPLVATGALAWAASERVHVGLTVVLAVVVLAVALPGYRRHRQPIVLLLLAGGLALLVGAVTLGEGLGEAGETALTVLGSVALVAGHVLNLRLPHAHA
- a CDS encoding DUF3526 domain-containing protein, whose product is MLPTVLRFETQRLLAGGAAGLTALLLLGLIAYAGYVGIQHTSEQRDLVGAYATDHAESLERVRARLVAAESTAVANGESLGGPVAFGMRHPYVIGSAQGRVLTLEPGPLAAFAVGQSDLQPAALRVTIGGREAMGGAAALDHPLKLLAGHLDLAFVFVFFFPLLVLALAFGLTSTERESGLLRMVLSHPVRLTTLAAGKLTVRAALLFGCAALGTGAVWLASGTEGGAGRWALWLLVVVLYGGFWLALAAFVDSRVRRPVTGGLALAACWLALVVVVPAVLNVVATTLYPVPSRMDYVAARRTAAGLAEREGAASLARYFNDHPELAAVEEDEADYAMLRVAQDERIVEALAPVEARFAEQKAGQQRFVRALGTLSPAVLAQQAFLDVAGTGHARYAAFEAQTEAFHRAWADRFAPQYFERRPLRPADLDALPTLDAPEESTADLLGRLAGPLAVLALASLLLAFAAGRSYAHPDSAL
- a CDS encoding NAD(P)/FAD-dependent oxidoreductase → MHSTPDVLIAGAGPAGLEAALVLARAGRSVVVLDGGPGRNAPAAHSYNVFTRDSAPPDTLRRIGREQAEGYGARFVQAEAVHAEAGEESVRVRLADGAELEARRLLLATGVEDLLPEIPGVAEAWGETVAHCPYCHGYELRGRLTAVLGSGEKGAHLAGLLLGWTDRVTLCCGPGGVSDDERQHLAEIGIRVDERPVAALGVEGRSVQAVVFEDGGRLEATAVYVQPDQRPRGPLPDALGLERTELGHVQVDEFMRTSATGVWACGDMTTPMQAVQMAASAGFGAAAFLNQNLIADGARHAEHATFPPPASLP
- a CDS encoding DUF3526 domain-containing protein; its protein translation is MIRTVLAHEWRLLRRAPATWIALALLAVSIVFGASNGGRWADFQHQTLAEAEAYEAETYGDLARRAAAPDGEWPDPSSAANIGMFYGRYATLPPGPLAPLAVGQSDVAPYALYVSGKTLASTHTKSAEELGNPQAYVTGRFDTAFALVVVLPLVLLVLLFDIASGERERETLGLVLSQPVRPGTLVWAKAGLRWALVAGVAWAASALGLALFGADLGAAPGGLALALLAVAAYAAVWTALAVWVATRGWPSATNALVLAAVWVAVVVVVPGLIGAASGALEPVPSRTHLIEAHREADTRFAARGGELLTAYYDANPGAQPADLDPMQYDFPLYYTARQGAMQDTLAPLLRRYDDALAAQERLANGLALLSPAALLQNTLAAVAGTDHARHAAYLRQVEDFHAAHRDFFAPRAYQRVALTASDYEAMPRFAFVEPGAVATRALWPLGGIAVLALTLAACAAPGLRRITTH
- a CDS encoding ABC transporter permease subunit, which gives rise to MTLPIARKEATEMLRDGRFRWAVGIVLALLVGALVAGWTHYAAAEAERAAAQAADREVWLGQGEKNQHSAAHFGAYAFKPTTPLTAADPGVLPYTGTSVFMEGHRVADADFRPAEDATTVQRLGSLTAASTLQLLVPLLIILLAFSAFAGERDAGTLRQLLSLGVPRRTLALGKALGVASPLLLLVVPAAVAGVAALALLEGPGAPLSNLGRAAMLVGVYVAYFVLVLALALLVSARASSSRTALVALLGFWLVTSFIVPRVAVSAADGLYPTPTLTAFQDSARVDRATLPSWPDRVAAIEARLMERHGVDTPDAIPASVSGTALFEAERDETDLLRARLAALGERYETQTRTAQAASVFAPLLAVQLVSMGLAGSDHAHHRHFADAAEAYRYDYVQALNQDMIDEDAGWSFTVGREMWEEIPPFEYATPSARWAVGRYGLSLGVLGVWTLALLVALPIAAGRLRAT